CGGCATCACAGGTGGCCGCGATGATGCGCTCGTTGGTCGCCAACAAGTCGTAGGCGAAGGTGTGGAAGTACGAGATGCCGCCGATCATCGCGGCACCGGCGACGAGGTGGTCACACTCGAGCAGTAGTCGCGTCATCAGATCGACGTCACGCGCGTCACCGACTACCAGGTCGTAGTCCGGGTGCTCGTCATAGGACTTTTGCACCGGGCCGTATTTCGAATAGTTGTCGAGTCCGGTCACCCGGTAACCGCGACTGAGCAGTTCTTCCACGACATAACCGCCGATGAAGCCGGCCGACCCCGTGACCAGGACTCGCTCCCGGTGTGGCACCGCGTTCATACATTTGCTCCGCTTCGATCATCAGTGTTCTTGAGGGCGATCCGGTCTGCTGCCCGGGCAACTTCATCGCTGGTCAGTTGCGGCCCGAATGCAAAGAAATACCACCGGAGGTACTTGACCACCCACTTCTGCATCTCGAAGTTGGAGTCGCCCAAGGTTCGGTCCAGCCAGATCGTCGGCAGCTCGGCGACGGGCAGTCGGAGCCGACGGGCCTTCGCGGTCAGTTCCAGACCGATCTCGAAGCCGCTTCGGCTGTGGATTCCGACTGACCTAACGAACTCCGTGGAGTACGCCTTGAAGCTGTTGGTGGCGTCAAAGGTTCCGACGCGAGCAAACCGACCCAGGGAACGTCCGGCGCTGCGGGAGAGCACGCCCTTGACCATCGGGCCCCCGACCTGCTGGCCCCCAGCGGAGTACCTCGACGCCGCGGCAACCACCACCCCGCGTTCCACGAGCCGCGCGAGTGCGTCGATCTGCCGAGGATCGTCACTCCCATCTGCCATTGTGATGACGCAGATGGGGTGGGACGCGCGTTCAATGCCGTAGCGGATCGCATTGGCGGGGCCGGGACCGAAGGTGTTCACCAGAAGTCGGATCCGCGGGTCTCGGCGTGCGTGATCCATCACCGTGGCCACGGTCGAGTCGTTCTCGAAGTCGACAACCACGAGAACTTCGAGGTCTGACTCCACCGCCTCGAGGATCCGAACGAGAACGGGAGAAATGGCGTCACCCTCCATATAGGCGGGGATCACCACTGAGACGGCAAGCATCAGACCCGGACACCCTCGCCGATGATGTTCCAGACGTCCACGATCGGAACGCCACATTCCCCCAGGCTTCGGTACTGACCGTGCGGGGCGGCGATCAAGAGCAGGTCTGCTCGCGCAAGGACGTCCTCCATCGGCACCAAGGTGTCGTCCGTGGTGACGAAAGGATCAGTCGTGAGAACTTCCAGCGTCCGGAAGCTCAGCAGTCGCTTGAGCTTGTACGCCAGGCTGGAGCGCGTGTCGTCGCTCTCCCCCTTGAAGGCCATTCCCAGGATGCCGACGGTCATTGAACCCAGGTCGTAGGTCTTCTCCAACCGCGACACCAGGTAGCCGGGCAGGCCTTCATTGACCAGCATCGCTGACTGACCGAGCGTGAACGTGTTCCCTGATACCGCCGCCAGCTGCATGGTGTCCTTGAAGAGACACGGTCCTGCGGCGAACCCAGGACCAGGCATGTCGGCCGCGCGGGGGTAGTCGTAGCTCAAGGCGCTACGGATCCGCTCGAAGTCGAGCCCCTGATCGTTGGCCATCATGAAGAACTGGTTGGCTGCGGCGAACTTGATGTAGCGCCAGGCATTGGTGAACAGCTTCGCGAGCTCGGCCTCCTCCGGAGAAAGCACGACGATGCTCGGAGTCAGCTTGCCGAACAGCGATGTGGCCCGTTGCACCGCGACCTCGGTTCGACCGGACACGATCTGCGGCAGCTCGAAGAGCTCGCTCATCGCTTTGCCCTCCGCAATGCGCTCGGGACAGAAAGCGATATCGACCAATTCCGCGTCGCCGTTGAGCAGCTGCTCGATGCGCCGAGTCACGCCGGGGTACACCGTGCTCCGAAGCACCAGGAGCTGCCCCGGGCGAAGGTGCTGCTTCAGCTCACGGACGGCCAGCGGCACTGCCTCCGGGTGCGGACTCAAGTGCTCATCCACCGGCGTGCCCACCACGACGACGAGATGTTCAGCGGCAGAGATCGACGCTGCGTCGGCGCTCACGATCAGGGTCCCCGACTCGAGCGCCTGAGCCAGCAGAGGCTGCAGCCCCGGCTCGAGAAAGGGAGCGGTCCCGCCGGCGATGGCCTCGAGCGCGTTCACGTTGAGGTCGTAGATGCACGTGCGCAGGCCCCGGGAGGCGAACGCGACCGCGAGAGGAAAACCTACGTGCCCGGCACCGCCCACCACCAGAACGTCATATTCGAAACGGTCCTGTTCCGACATGATTCCCCCTCACCGACTTCGTCTCGCCGGAAAGCAGGCTATTTGTCAGGCTCACCGATAGAGGGCGGAATCGGTGGGAATCCGCCACTGCGTCATATCCATGACCCATATGTACGGGTCCGCATGATCACTTCGGACTATCAAGTCGCTAAGACGAAACTTCGTCGGTCACTTCGGCAGCTGGTCGACGTCGCCGAAGCCTGTCCTCTTCGCCCGGATGCCCCGGTTGGTGAACCAGGTCAGCGCCCACAGCACCAGCCCGAGGGCGAGCAGGCCGCCGGCGATCTCGTACTGGAGGTAGTCCTCGGGGTCCCGCGCCCACGGCCCGACCAGGAACGCGCAGGCCACCGCCCCGATCAGCGGCACCGCGGTCGGGGCCCGGAAGCTCGGCGTCGCGGCCCGGTCGCGGCGCAGGACCAGACAGGCGACGTTGACCACCGAGAAGACCACGAGCAGCAGCAGCCCGGTGGTGCCGGCCAGCGCCTCCACGATCGAGCTCTCGGCCTGCAGCGTCACCACCGTGATCAGGCCGAGCGCGATCACGGTGGTGAACACGATCCCCGACCACGGCGTACGGCGTCGGGGCAGCACCTTGCCGAGGGAGCGCGGCAGCACGTCCTGCCGGGCCATCCCGTAGATCATCCGACTCGCCATCAGCATGTTGATCAGCGCCGTGTTGGCGACCGCGAAGACGGTCAGGAACGGAAACACGGTGTCGACCGGGAAACCGGGCACGCCGGTGCGGACGACCTCGATCAGGATCCCAGTCTCCCCCTCGAAGCCCTGGATGTCCTCGAGCGGCAGCACCATCACCACCGAGACCGCGACCAGCATGTAGATCACCACCACGATGCCGAGGCCGGTGAACATGGTCCGCGGGAAGATCCGCTCCGGCTCCTTGGTCTCCTCGACCATGTTCACCGAGTCCTCGAAGCCGACCATCGAGAAGAACGCGATGGCAGTGGCAACCGTGACCGCGGCGAACATCCCCCGGTCGCCCGCGCTCTCGAAGGTGACCACCTGGCGGACGTCGACCCCTTGGGTCACCATCACGGAGAACCCGACGCCGATCACGATCGCCAGCGCGGTGATCTCCACGGCCGTGAGCACCACGTTGAACTTGACGCTCTCCCCCACCCCGCGCAGGTTGACCGCGGCCAGCACCAGCATGAACGCCAGCGCGACCAGCAGCACCGCGGTGGTGGAGGTGGGCACCCCACCGACGGTGGCGTCCAGGCCGGCCAGCAGGTTGGCCGCCAACAGGTTCGAGGACGTGGACGCGCTGGTGATCCCGGAGCAGACCACGGTGAACGCCACCAGGAAGGTCACCGGGTGCAGCCGGAACGCCTTGTGGGCGTAGAGCGCCGCCCCGGCCGCCTGCGGGTACTTCGTGACCAGCTCCAGGTAGGAGCAGGCGGTCAGGGTGGCCACCGTGAACGCGACCAGGAACGGCAACCAGGCGACGCCGCCGACCTCGCCGGCGATGTTCCCGGTGACCGCGTAGACCCCCGCACCCAGGATGTCGCCGACGATGAACAGCAGCAGCAGCTTCGGCCCGAGCACCCGCTTCAGGCTCGGCTGGTCACCCGCGTCGGGCGGCGGCGCGCCGGGGACGTCGGCGGTCGAGTCGGTGCTCACGGTGGCGCCCTCCCCTCGGCCCGCGGGCGCCTCCCGGCGTAGGCCCCGCCGCCACCTTCGTCGCGCCGGTCCCCCGCCGCAACCCCCGAGCCCGCGGCGTCGGGGCCGGGGCTCAGGGTCGGCGGTGGATCAGCATCGGGAGTACGGCGGCCGCACCGGCCCGCCGCAGCGCCGCCGCCGCCACCGTGATCGGCCACAGCGAGGAGGTGGCATCGACCACCAGCAGCACCGAGGCGCCGGCCACCTCGGCGGGCGCGGAGCCGGGGGTGAACGCGTCGCGCCAGAAGGCCGCCTCATCGGCGGAGCTGAGCTCGCGCAGGTCCGGGAGCCGGTCGGGCACCGGCATCGAGGCCCGGCCCAGCTGGCCCACCGCGGCGATGTGATCGGCCACCGACGCGGTCAGCTGCCGCTGACCGGCCGCCGGCAGGTCCACGACCACCTCGGGTCGCCGCGACCACGAGCCCCGCCACCCGGACAGCAGCCGGACGGCGCCGTCACGGACCTCCTCCGGGGCCGGTGCGTCGGCGCCGAACATCGCCGCGACGCTCTCGCGCCACTCCGGGGCGTCGGCGTGGATCAGGGTGCGGCCGACCTCGTGGCCCTCCTCGGCGGGGATCCGGCCGCGGGCCCCGAACGCGCCGCCGGGCCACATCTTGCGCGGCTCGAGCAGGTGCACCTGGCCGCGCAGCAGCCGGGTCACCGCCTGCACCGTCTCGGGCTCGGGCGCGCCGGACAGGTCCTCGGACAGCGCGCCGCGGCAGACCGAGCAGCGTCCGCAGGGCTCGGCGTGCGGGTCGTCGAGGGAGAGCTGCAGCAGCTGCATCAGGCAGCGCTCGCCGCGGGTGTAGGCGCGCATGATGTCGGCCTCGCGGCGGCGCACCGCGACCACGCCGTCGTAGTGCTCGGCGTCGTAGGACCACGGCTTGCCGGTCGCGACCCAGCCGCCCTCGACCCGGTCGACCACCCCGTCCACGGCGAGCTGCTTGAGCATCAGCTCGACCCGCCCGCGGCGTACCCCGGACTGGGCCTCCACCGCGGCCACCGACACCGGCTCGCCCCCGGAGAGCACCGCGAGCACCCGCTCCACCTGCTCCGGCTTGGGGATCGTCGCGGTCGCGAAGTAGTCCCACACCCCGGCATCGGCGTCGGAGGGCAGCAGGACCGCGTGCGCGTGCTCGATCGCGCGCCCGGCGCGGCCGACCTGCTGGTAGTAGGAGACCGGCGACGGCGGCGCCCCGACGTGCACCACGAAGCCGAGGTCGGGCTTGTCGTAGCCCATCCCCAGCGCGGAGGTGGCGATCAGCGCCTTGAGCCGGTTGTCGCGCAGCGCGTCCTCGAGCTCCTCACGACGACCGGGCTCCAGCTGGCCGGTGTAGGCCGCGACCGGGACCGCGTCGCCGTGCACCTCGGCGACCGCGGCCGCGAGCCGCTCCGCGTCGGAGACGGTCAGGCAGTAGACGATGCCGGAGCCGGGCAGCCGCGGCAGGTGGTCCACCACCCAGGCATAGCGCTCCAGCGGCGAGAGCCGGTCCACCACGGACAGCTCGAGGCTCGCCCGGGCCAGCTGGCCGCGCAGCACCAGCGTCGCCTCCCCCTGGCCGCCGTCGTCGAGGTCGCGGCCGAGCTGGTGCGCGACGTCGTCGGTGACCCGGGCGTTGGCGGTGGCGGTGGTGGCCAGCACCGGGGTGTCCGGGTTGAGCCGCTGCAGCACGTCGGAGACCCGGCGATAGTCGGGCCGGAAGTCGTGGCCCCAGTCGGAGACCGCGTGCGCCTCGTCGATCACCACCAGGCCGAGCCGCCCGGCCAGCCCGTCGAGCACCCGCCGCCCGAACCCGGGGTTGGCCAGCCGCTCCGGGGAGACCAGCAGCACGTCGAGCTGGCCGCCGCGCAGGTCGGCCTCGATCGCGGACCAGGCGTCGATGTTGGAGGAATTCAGCGTCGCCGCCCGCAGCCCGGCCCGGCCGGCGGCGGCCACCTGGTCGCGCATCAGCGACAGCAGCGGCGAGACCACCAGCGTGGGTCCGGCGTTCTCGGCACGGCGGATCGCGGTGGCCGCCCAGTAGACCGCCGACTTGCCCCAGCCGGTGGCCTGCACGACCAGCACCCGGGCGCCAGGCTCGCAGAGCGCCGCGACCGCGGTGGCCTGGTCCTCGCGCAGCCGTGCGTCCGGACCGGCCATCGCGGTGATCACCCGGGTGGCGATCTCGTCGCGGGCCTCGGTCAGCGTGGTGGTGGTCATTCGGCCACCGTAGGCCGCGCCACCGTCAGGAACGGTGGCCGGGGGCTCGCCGGATGAGGTGGTTCAGTCCGCAGGCAGGTGCGCGCGCAGCGCCGGGACGCCGTACTCACGCAGAGCGTCGATCACCTCGTCGGCCAGCGCGTCGCTGTCGGTGTCGTCGAGCACGTGCCACCAGTGGTCGTGCGGCTCGGGCATCACGAACCCGATCCGCTGTCCCCAGACGGGCGGCGGGTACATCGCACCGACGATGGGTTTCTCCCCGTAGTAGGGCTTCGTCTGCGCCAGCGCGGCCCAGTCGGCGTGGGAGCAGGCCAGCAAGTTGATCGTGAACATAACGTCGTGGCGGGTGCCGAAGCGCGCCTTCTGGAAGCCGAGCAGGGCGAAGTGGCCGGGGACGGGCAGGTGGTAGTTCTGCCCGGACCCCTTGAAGCCCATCGCCCGGAGCTCCGGGGCCACCCGCTGCTTCAGAATCGCGGCGACCTTGTCCTTCGCGGTCGACGCCTCCCCCGTCGTCATGCGACCGAACCTAGCCGAAGAAGACCTCGGCCTCGGCGTATTCCTCGGGCGAGACCAGCTTGAGCACCCCGGTGCCCTCGATCAGCGGCACCCGCCCGGCTCACCTCGCACGCCCGGCTCCCGAGGTCGTCGGCTCCCGATAGGACCGTGCGAAGACGCGTCACGCAAATTGCCGGGGGGACGTGAGGCGCGCATCACAGTAAAGAGCCCAGCGAACGGCCCGCCGGGGGTGAGTTCAGTTCCTACCCTGTCGCCGACACTCGACGACAGGGGGCATCGTGACCGATCCGCAGCAGCTTCCGGCAGGGCCGCAGTACAGCTCGGACGGCCAGTGGTGGTGGGACGGTCAGCAGTGGCTCCCGGCGAACCTCGCGGCGGCACCTCAGCCGCAGCATGCGCCGGGCAACCGGCGACTGCTCATCGTCCTCGCGCTGGTCGTGGTGGGAGTGGTCCTGCTCGGATTCCTCGCGGTCCTGGGGACCCTCTCGATCGGGTCGCAGCACGACACCGACGAGGTCGACAACTACTGCCAGGTCTTCCCCGAGGACTGCTGACCGGCGAGGTCGGCGCCGGCAGTCGCGGCCGGCGCCGTCCGCAGGGCGATCAGCCGAAGAACACCTCGGCCTCGGCGTACTGCTCGGGCTGGACCAGCTTGAGCTCGCCGGTGCCCTCGATCAACGGCACCCGGACGATGTCGGTGCCGCGCAGCGCGACCATCGTGCCGTAGTCCTTCTCGTGCACCGCAGTGATCGCCTGCAGCCCGAACCGGGTGGCCAGCCACCGGTCGAACGCGGTCGGGGTGCCGCCGCGCTGGACGTGGCCCAGGACGACCGCCCGGGCCTCCTTGCCGGTCCGGTCTTCGATCTCCTTGGCCAGCCGGTCGCCGATGCCGCCGAGCCGGACGTGCCCGAACGCGTCAAGCTCGCCGCTCTGCACGGTCATGTCGCCGCCCTCCATCGGGACGGCGCCCTCGGAGACGACCAGGATCGGGGAGTAGTTGGTCTGGAACCGGTGCTCGACGTACTCGCAGACCTTGGTGATGTCGAAGGGCATCTCCGGGATCAGCACCACGTTGGCGCCGCCGGCGAGGCCGGCGTGCAGCGCGATCCAGCCGGCGTGCCGGCCCATCACCTCGACGACGAGCACCCGGTGGTGGGACTCGGCGGTGGTGTGCAGCCGGTCGATCGCCTCCATGGCGATGTTCACCGCGGTGTCGAAGCCGAAGGTGAAGTCGGTGCCGGAGAGGTCGTTGTCGATCGTCTTCGGGACGCCGACCACGTTCACGCCGAGGTCGGAGAGCTTGGTGGCGACGCCGAGGGTGTCCTCGCCGCCGATCGCGATCAGCGCGTCGACGCCGTTGGAGGCGAGGTTCTCCTTGATCCGCTCCACCCCGCCCTCGATCTTGAACGGGTTGGTGCGCGAGGACTTCAAGATGGTGCCGCCGCGCGGCAGGATCCCGCGCACGTCGTCGACGCCGAGCGGGACCGTGACGTTCTCCAGCGGGCCGCGCCAGCCGTCGCGGAAGCCGACGAACTCGTAGCCGTAGGTGGAGACCCCCTTGCGCACCACCGCGCGGATCACAGCGTTCAGACCGGGACAGTCCCCGCCTCCGGTCAGCACTCCAACGCGCATGTCGTCCTCCTGTGTCGTTGCTCGCGGGCTTCAAGCAATCCGTCGTGCATGACCCTAGCGATGCGGTTTTGATCGATCCAGGCAGCCGTCGGGTCGTCTCGCGATGCGAGGATGCCTGCCATGCCGTTCCTCGAGGTGCACGTCGCCGTGACCGACTCCACCTGCGAGGTCAGCGCCGGCCTGCTCGACGGCGACGGTCCCCGGTCGCCGGTACGCCGACCGGTCCCGGTGACCGCGCCCCGGCCCGGCTGGCAGGAGCTCGCCCCCGAGGACCTGTGGCGGGCCACGACGGAGGCGGTGCGCGAGCTGCTCGACCGGCCCGGCGTCGACGCCGCCGAGGTGGAGGGCCTGGTGCTCACCGGGCCGCCGGAGACGCTGGTGGTCTGGGACCAGGAGACGCTCGGCTCCCCGCGCCCGGTGATCGGCCCCGCGGACCGCCGTACGGCGGAGCTCTGCACGTGGATGCGCTCGTCGGGATCCGAGAAGCTGGTCGGCACCCGCACCGGACGCGGCCTGGACCCGACCGGCACCGGCCCGCGGCTGGCCTGGGTGCGCGCCCACGAGCCGAACACCTGGGCGCTCGTCGAGGACGGGAGGTACGTCGTCGGACCGGTCACGTCCTACCTGGTCGCCCGGATGACCCGCGGGGTGTGGCACCTGGTGGACACGGCGAGCGCCGCGGCGACGCTGCTGCTCGACACCACCGCCGGGACGTGGGACCCCGAGCTGTGCGCCCTGTTCGGCGTCCCGGCCGCCGCGCTGCCGCAGCTGGTGGAGCCGGGCAGGACACCGGCGGTCACCGATCCCAGCACCGTGGGTGGCCTGGCGGTCCCGATCGGGCTGCGCTAGTCGCCCCCGAGCTCCTCGACCCGGGCCCGCGCGTCGGCCAGCTCCGCCTCGGCCGCGGCCACTCCCCCGGCCGCCTCCTCGCGCGCCTCGGCCGCGTCCTCGGCCTTGGCGTCCAGCCGCTCGAGCCGGTCCTCGAGCTCGTCGATGCGGCGCCGCAGCTCGTCGAGCTCACCGTTGACCTGGAGGGTCCGCGCCTGCAGGTCGGAGACCTTCCGCTCCCGGGAGGCGAGCTCCTCCTGCGCCTCGGCC
The DNA window shown above is from Nocardioides mesophilus and carries:
- a CDS encoding 6-phosphofructokinase, which translates into the protein MRVGVLTGGGDCPGLNAVIRAVVRKGVSTYGYEFVGFRDGWRGPLENVTVPLGVDDVRGILPRGGTILKSSRTNPFKIEGGVERIKENLASNGVDALIAIGGEDTLGVATKLSDLGVNVVGVPKTIDNDLSGTDFTFGFDTAVNIAMEAIDRLHTTAESHHRVLVVEVMGRHAGWIALHAGLAGGANVVLIPEMPFDITKVCEYVEHRFQTNYSPILVVSEGAVPMEGGDMTVQSGELDAFGHVRLGGIGDRLAKEIEDRTGKEARAVVLGHVQRGGTPTAFDRWLATRFGLQAITAVHEKDYGTMVALRGTDIVRVPLIEGTGELKLVQPEQYAEAEVFFG
- a CDS encoding APC family permease; protein product: MSTDSTADVPGAPPPDAGDQPSLKRVLGPKLLLLFIVGDILGAGVYAVTGNIAGEVGGVAWLPFLVAFTVATLTACSYLELVTKYPQAAGAALYAHKAFRLHPVTFLVAFTVVCSGITSASTSSNLLAANLLAGLDATVGGVPTSTTAVLLVALAFMLVLAAVNLRGVGESVKFNVVLTAVEITALAIVIGVGFSVMVTQGVDVRQVVTFESAGDRGMFAAVTVATAIAFFSMVGFEDSVNMVEETKEPERIFPRTMFTGLGIVVVIYMLVAVSVVMVLPLEDIQGFEGETGILIEVVRTGVPGFPVDTVFPFLTVFAVANTALINMLMASRMIYGMARQDVLPRSLGKVLPRRRTPWSGIVFTTVIALGLITVVTLQAESSIVEALAGTTGLLLLVVFSVVNVACLVLRRDRAATPSFRAPTAVPLIGAVACAFLVGPWARDPEDYLQYEIAGGLLALGLVLWALTWFTNRGIRAKRTGFGDVDQLPK
- a CDS encoding RecQ family ATP-dependent DNA helicase, with translation MTTTTLTEARDEIATRVITAMAGPDARLREDQATAVAALCEPGARVLVVQATGWGKSAVYWAATAIRRAENAGPTLVVSPLLSLMRDQVAAAGRAGLRAATLNSSNIDAWSAIEADLRGGQLDVLLVSPERLANPGFGRRVLDGLAGRLGLVVIDEAHAVSDWGHDFRPDYRRVSDVLQRLNPDTPVLATTATANARVTDDVAHQLGRDLDDGGQGEATLVLRGQLARASLELSVVDRLSPLERYAWVVDHLPRLPGSGIVYCLTVSDAERLAAAVAEVHGDAVPVAAYTGQLEPGRREELEDALRDNRLKALIATSALGMGYDKPDLGFVVHVGAPPSPVSYYQQVGRAGRAIEHAHAVLLPSDADAGVWDYFATATIPKPEQVERVLAVLSGGEPVSVAAVEAQSGVRRGRVELMLKQLAVDGVVDRVEGGWVATGKPWSYDAEHYDGVVAVRRREADIMRAYTRGERCLMQLLQLSLDDPHAEPCGRCSVCRGALSEDLSGAPEPETVQAVTRLLRGQVHLLEPRKMWPGGAFGARGRIPAEEGHEVGRTLIHADAPEWRESVAAMFGADAPAPEEVRDGAVRLLSGWRGSWSRRPEVVVDLPAAGQRQLTASVADHIAAVGQLGRASMPVPDRLPDLRELSSADEAAFWRDAFTPGSAPAEVAGASVLLVVDATSSLWPITVAAAALRRAGAAAVLPMLIHRRP
- a CDS encoding FGGY family carbohydrate kinase, coding for MPFLEVHVAVTDSTCEVSAGLLDGDGPRSPVRRPVPVTAPRPGWQELAPEDLWRATTEAVRELLDRPGVDAAEVEGLVLTGPPETLVVWDQETLGSPRPVIGPADRRTAELCTWMRSSGSEKLVGTRTGRGLDPTGTGPRLAWVRAHEPNTWALVEDGRYVVGPVTSYLVARMTRGVWHLVDTASAAATLLLDTTAGTWDPELCALFGVPAAALPQLVEPGRTPAVTDPSTVGGLAVPIGLR
- a CDS encoding glycosyltransferase family 2 protein, with the translated sequence MLAVSVVIPAYMEGDAISPVLVRILEAVESDLEVLVVVDFENDSTVATVMDHARRDPRIRLLVNTFGPGPANAIRYGIERASHPICVITMADGSDDPRQIDALARLVERGVVVAAASRYSAGGQQVGGPMVKGVLSRSAGRSLGRFARVGTFDATNSFKAYSTEFVRSVGIHSRSGFEIGLELTAKARRLRLPVAELPTIWLDRTLGDSNFEMQKWVVKYLRWYFFAFGPQLTSDEVARAADRIALKNTDDRSGANV
- a CDS encoding DUF4304 domain-containing protein, translating into MTTGEASTAKDKVAAILKQRVAPELRAMGFKGSGQNYHLPVPGHFALLGFQKARFGTRHDVMFTINLLACSHADWAALAQTKPYYGEKPIVGAMYPPPVWGQRIGFVMPEPHDHWWHVLDDTDSDALADEVIDALREYGVPALRAHLPAD
- a CDS encoding nucleotide sugar dehydrogenase, which translates into the protein MSEQDRFEYDVLVVGGAGHVGFPLAVAFASRGLRTCIYDLNVNALEAIAGGTAPFLEPGLQPLLAQALESGTLIVSADAASISAAEHLVVVVGTPVDEHLSPHPEAVPLAVRELKQHLRPGQLLVLRSTVYPGVTRRIEQLLNGDAELVDIAFCPERIAEGKAMSELFELPQIVSGRTEVAVQRATSLFGKLTPSIVVLSPEEAELAKLFTNAWRYIKFAAANQFFMMANDQGLDFERIRSALSYDYPRAADMPGPGFAAGPCLFKDTMQLAAVSGNTFTLGQSAMLVNEGLPGYLVSRLEKTYDLGSMTVGILGMAFKGESDDTRSSLAYKLKRLLSFRTLEVLTTDPFVTTDDTLVPMEDVLARADLLLIAAPHGQYRSLGECGVPIVDVWNIIGEGVRV